One segment of Lytechinus variegatus isolate NC3 chromosome 13, Lvar_3.0, whole genome shotgun sequence DNA contains the following:
- the LOC121426110 gene encoding E3 ubiquitin-protein ligase Zswim2-like yields MAIRSVPWQRSVSDAVSWHQDQALSATIYILRETGPTGFLLKEEGESKKVKVFLGDPHKCTCTTFRKEKDLCKHICWVLLKKFRLERNNELSYQRGLVEREINAVLRGLAKKEDPRRRAAAARLARNAGKGETSYSHSDGKEALQQREITEDDVCPICQDELLGNREPVTFCRFGCAKSIHIKCMKVWADHQKSTGETVLKCPLCREDFGQIDILEAEYRNSSLQKTRAECADIHMGKACAACNQSPISGKCYKCTECRDLYLCQNCFVSNAHSNHSFQFRQKSNQRWRPAQRGSGGALPTAVISDLENRDITDEDYDTLLQLDNPASNQLSNVPEHVVKSFHVETVREGSNLLSLGTQCRVCLRAYAIGQLVKKLPCRHKFHAACIDQWLLHEHPTCPVDGTVVWNPYSEQTRPSKKNKKTNQGNEGRTEGGDTVLQIGPGLGVVKLQGRDSAGRQRGRAGHGRETDSTEVGLTSDFQLMGSSFAKPALPNRSTPNRHGMLQQNSDPTHTNPLHRSHSHEALIDTTSSSSASPLRTLNIGDVNGPTTTSRQMGVVRHRPPARPASLDRHRSHVASIPLRREEVMSPIRGHSSSDAPVPRLPVENGLHSPQDSVRERGREADGRRRRVGSFGRNRSSSRERPHRQQDEVPQSAESLFLGSSSGQLIGSSKPPSSNSAGSHHHHHPRSKVKPLLTNKHASPSRDSADLALAGSAMNNLNISGFGD; encoded by the exons ATGGCGATACGGAGCGTACCTTGGCAGAGGTCTGTGTCCGACGCCGTCTCATGGCACCAGGACCAAGCTCTGTCGGCTACCATCTACATCCTCAGGGAAACGGGTCCTACAGGGTTCCTACTCAAGGAGGAAGGAGAGTCCAAAAAAGTCAAG GTATTTCTCGGAGATCCTCACAAGTGTACGTGTACTACCTTCAGGAAGGAGAAGGATCTTTGCAAACATATTTGTTG GGTACTGCTGAAGAAATTTCGTCTGGAAAGGAATAATGAAT TATCCTACCAAAGAGGCCTTGTGGAGCGTGAGATCAACGCTGTTCTGAGGGGTCTCGCAAAGAAGGAGGACCCACGGAGGCGGGCAGCGGCGGCTCGTCTCGCGAGGAATGCAGGCAAAGGGGAGACATCTTACTCTCATTCTGATGGGAAGGAAGCGTTACAGCAGAGGGAGATCACTGAGGATGATGTCTGCCCTATTTGTCAAGATGAACTCCTTGGAAACAGAGAGCCAGTCACATTTTGCAG GTTTGGTTGTGCCAAGAGCATTCACATCAAATGCATGAAGGTATGGGCGGACCATCAGAAGTCCACGGGAGAGACAGTCTTGAAGTGCCCCCTCTGTAGGGAAGATTTCGGTCAGATCGACATCTTGGAGGCGGAGTATCGCAACTCGTCTTTACAAAAGACGAGAGCGGAGTGCGCCGATATCCATATGGGCAAGGCATGTGCTGCATGCAATCAGTCACCAATCTCAGGAAAATGTTATAA atGCACAGAATGCAGAGACCTCTACTTGTGTCAGAACTGCTTTGTATCTAATGCTCATTCAAACCACTCATTCCAGTTTAGGCAG AAAAGTAACCAGAGATGGCGTCCTGCTCAGCGTGGATCAGGAGGAGCTCTTCCGACAGCGGTCATATCGGACCTTGAGAACAGAGATATCACGGATGAAGATTATGATACTCTACTGCAGCTTGATAA TCCTGCATCCAACCAGCTGAGCAATGTCCCTGAGCATGTGGTGAAGTCTTTCCATGTCGAGACGGTCAGAGAAGGCAGCAACCTCCTGTCTTTGGGCACCCAGTGCAGGGTGTGCTTGAGAGCCTACGCCATCGGACAACTGGTCAAGAAACTCCCATGCAGGCATAAG TTCCATGCAGCGTGCATAGACCAGTGGTTGCTTCACGAGCACCCAACATGCCCTGTGGATGGAACGGTGGTCTGGAACCCCTACTCGGAGCAGACCAGACCCAgcaagaagaacaagaagaccAACCAGGGGAACGAGGGTAGGACGGAAGGAGGGGATACTGTCCTTCAGATCGGTCCAGGATTGGGAGTCGTCAAGCTCCAAGGGAGAGATTCTGCAGGGAGGCAGAGGGGAAGGGCAGGACATGGTAGGGAAACAGATTCCACAGAGGTTGGACTTACATCAGACTTCCAGCTTATGGGCTCATCCTTTGCAAAGCCTGCACTACCAAACAG GTCTACTCCGAATCGGCATGGAATGCTTCAGCAGAACTCTGATCCCACCCACACCAACCCCCTGCATAGATCGCATTCACACGAAGCTCTCATCGATACTACCTCATCATCAAGTGCATCTCCCCTGAGGACTCTGAATATAGGTGATGTCAACGGACCGACCACCACCTCCAGGCAAATGGGTGTGGTCAGGCACCGACCTCCTGCCAGACCCGCTTCTCTGGACAGACATAGAAGTCATGTTGCTTCCATTCCTCTGCGGAGGGAGGAGGTCATGTCCCCTATTAGAGGACACAGCAGCAGCGATGCACCGGTCCCAAGGCTTCCTGTAGAGAATGGTCTTCACTCGCCTCAGGATAGCGTCAGAGAGAGGGGTCGAGAGGCCGATGGGCGGAGGAGAAGGGTCGGGAGCTTCGGCAGGAACCGTTCTTCATCGAGAGAAAGGCCACACCGCCAGCAAGATGAGGTGCCACAG AGTGCAGAATCCCTCTTCCTTGGCTCAAGCAGCGGGCAGCTGATTGGGTCTTCCAAGCCACCTTCCTCAAACTCTGCGGgcagccatcatcatcatcatccaaggtcaaaggtcaagccACTATTGACCAATAAGCATGCTAGCCCAAGCAGAGACTCGGCGGACCTTGCTCTCGCAGGCAGTGCCATGAACAATCTGAATATAAGTGGGTTCGGTGACTGA